In Actinomyces marmotae, the DNA window TGCATGGGGGATGTAGTTTTACTTCATGAACCTGTCGTCTCGCCGGATGTCCGTCCTCCTCGCCGTCCAGCGCGCCGGAGGGGTGGTCGCAGCAGCGGATTCGTTACACATGAGCCCCTCCGCGGTGTCCCAGCACGTCCGGCTCCTGGAGAAGGAAAGCGGCGCCCGTCTCGTGGACCGCGCCCCGACTGGCGCGGTCCTCACGGAGGCCGGTCGGGTCCTGGCCGAGAGCGCCGAGCGCATCGAGGGCGAGCTCATCGAGGCCCAGCGCAAGCTCGCCGCGCTCGACGGCGCCAGCCCCACCGGGACGGTCCGCGTCGGCTCCTTCGCCACCGCCGTGCGCGCCATCCTCCTCCCGCTCATCGCCGACCTGGAGGCCAACCGCCCCGGGCTCGACATCATCATCGAGGAGGTCGAGGAGCGCGCGGGCCTGTCCCGCCTGCGCCGCGGCGAGCTCGACCTCCTCCTCCTGGAGCGCGACGCCCGCGCCCTGCCCCCCGCCCCCCGCGGCCTCGGCGATGTGCCGATCCTCGACGAGTCCTGGCTCGTCGTCGTCCCCCCGGGCTGCGCCGTGCCGACGTCGCTGGCGGACCTGGCCGGCGCCACCTGGATCGCCCTCGACCCCTCCACCGCCGGGGCCTTCGCGCTGACCCGCCTGTCCGGGCAGCTCGGAGTCGCCCTGAACACCCGGCACGTGGGCAACGACTACGACGTCGTGCTCGCCATGGCCCATGCGGGATTGGGCTATGCGCTCCTCCCCGAGCTCGCGGTGCGCAGCAACGACATCCCCGACGACGTGCGCATCACCCGCCTGCCCGGCCTGGGCGCGCGCCAGCTCGTCGTGCGCCATCGCGCCACGCGCACCGAGCCCGGGCCGGCGGTGCGCGCGGTCCTGTCAGCGCTGCTGGAGCAGACGATCCCCCTGGGTGCCGTCATGGGGTGAGGAGGGGAGGGCCCGGCGGATCGACTACTCTTGCCGGGTGGCCACTGACTTCCCCATGCAGATCGAACGACTCCGACACACCTACGCCTCCATCGCCGCGGTGACCGACCCTGACGCCCTGCGCGCCCGCATCGTCGAGTTGAGCGAGTCCGCTGCCGCCCCGGACCTCTGGGACGACCCGGACGCCGCCCAGGTGGTCACCTCCGCCCTGTCCCACGCCCAGGCGGATCTCAAGCGCGTCGAGGAGCTCGGCGAGCGCATCGACGATCTCGAGGCGATGGTCGAACTCGCCGGGGAGGAGGAGGGCGACGACGCCGCGGAGATCCTCGCCGAGGCCGAGTCTGATCTCGCCGCCGTCTCCAAGGACCTGGCCGACCTGGAGATCCGCACCCTGCTGAGCGGCGAGTACGACCAGCGCGACGCCGTCGTCACCATCCGCTCGGGCGCCGGGGGAGTCGACGCCGCCGACTTCGCCGAGATGCTCCTGCGCATGTACACGCGCTGGGCCGAGCGCCACGACTACGCCGTCAAGGTCCTCAACACCTCCTACGCCGAGGAGGCCGGGCTGAAGTCTGTGACCTTCGAGGTCCACGCCCCCTACGCCTACGGCACCCTGTCCGTGGAGGGCGGCACGCACCGCCTCGTGCGCATCAGCCCCTTCGACAACCAGGGGCGCCGCCAGACTTCCTTCGCCGCCGTCGAGGTCATCCCGCTCATCGAGTCCACCGACCATATCGACATCCCCGAGACGGACATCCGCATCGACGTCTTCCGCTCCTCGGGGCCCGGCGGCCAGAGCGTCAACACCACCGACTCTGCCGTGCGCATCACGCACCTGCCCACTGGCCTGGTGGTGTCCATGCAGGACGAGAAGTCACAGATCCAGAACCGCGCGGCCGCCATGCGCGTGCTCCAGTCGCGCCTGCTGCTGCTCAAGCAGCAGGAGGAGGACGCCAAGAAGAAGGAGCTCGCCGGGGACATCAAGGCCTCCTGGGGAGACCAGATGCGCTCCTACGTCCTCAACCCGTACCAGATGGTCAAGGACCTGCGCACCAACCACGAGGTCGGCAACCCCGACTCGGTCTTCGACGGCGACATCGACGGCTTCATCGACGCCGGCATCCGCTGGCGCAAGCAGCAGGAGCAGGCCGAGGACTGATCCGCGCCCCGCGCCCTTTCCCGAGACCGGTCGATATCAGGATCGAGACCGGTCGGCGGGGCGCCGGGAACCGGTCTCGCCCCTTTTTTCGACCGGTCTCGCTCTTATTTTCGACCGGTCTCGGCGTGATGTGGCGGGGCGGGGTGGGAGCGCGCTAGCCTGGGACCGGTCGCGACTGGCGAGGGTGGGGCACCACCGGGGAGCGGCCGCCGCCCCATGTGGAGGGGACGTCGCCCGCCTGGGCGTCCCGCCGAAACCCGGAACCACAGGAGCCCCTCGTGACCGCCTCACCGGCCCCCTCAGCCCCGACCAGCGTGCCCACCGCCCACGTCCCCACCGAGGGACTGGTCAATCCCGACGTCGTCCCCGTGCGCCGCGCGCTCGTTTCCGTCTACGACAAGACCGGCCTCGTCGAGCTCGCCACCGCCCTGGCCGCCGCCGGCGTCGAGATCGTCTCCACCGGCTCCACGGCCGCCACCATCGCCGCCGCGGGCATCGCGGTCACCGGCGTCGAGCGGGTCACCGGCTTCCCCGAGTGCCTCGAGGGCCGCGTCAAGACCCTCCACCCCGCCGTCCACGCCGGCATCCTCGCCGACCGCCGCAAGCCCGACCACCTCGCCCAACTCGACTCCCTGGGCGTGGCCCCCCTCGACCTCGTCGTCGTCAACCTCTACCCCTTCGCCGCCACCGTCGCCTCCGGCGCGCCCTTCGACGCCTGCGTCGAGCAGATCGACATCGGCGGCCCCTCCATGGTCCGCGCCGCCGCCAAGAACCACCCCGGCGTCGCCATCCTGACTTCCCCCGACCAGTACGCCGAGGCCGTCCAGGCCATCGCCGACGGCGGGTTCTCCCTCGCCCAGCGCCGCCGCCTCGCCGCGGCCGCCTACGCCCACACCGCCGCCTACGACGCCGCCGTCGCCACCTGGTTCGCGCAGCAGACCGAGGCCGACGGCGCGGGAGCCGGCACCGCGGCCGATGCCGAGGGCCCGGTCGCGCCCCCCGCCTACGCCGGCGCCGCCTACGAGCGCCTCGCCGCCCTGCGCTACGGCGAGAACCCCCACCAGGGCGCCGCCGTCTACATCGCCCCGGGGGCGCGCGGGGGAGTGGCCAACGCCCGGCAGTTGTCCGGCAGGGCCATGAGCTACAACAACTACACGGACACCGACGCCGCCCTGCGCGCCGCCTACGACCACGACGGCGAGGTCTGCGTGGCCATCATCAAGCACGCCAACCCCTGCGGCGTGGCCATCAGCCCCAGTGGTGATATCGCGCAGGCCCACCGCCTCGCCCATGCCTGCGACCCCGTGTCCGCCTTCGGCGGCGTCATCGCCACCAACGCCACCGTCACCGCCGCCATGGCGCATCAGATCAAGCCGATCTTCACCGAGGTCGTGGCCGCTCCCGCCTTCGAGGACGAGGCCCTGGAGATCCTCAGGGCCAAGAAGAACCTGCGCGTTCTCGCCGTCGAGCCGCCCGAGCGCGAGGGATGGGAGATCAAGCAGATCTCCGGAGGCGCCGTCATCCAGGAGCGCGACGCCTATCAGGCCGGTGACGATGACCCCGCCGCCTGGACCCTCGCCGCCGGCCACCCCGCCGATGAGGCCACCCTCGCCGACCTCCGCTTCGCCTGGCGAGCCATCCGCTCGGTCAAGTCCAACGCCATCCTGCTGGCCTCCGGCGGGGCCACCGTGGGCGTGGGCATGGGCCAGGTCAACCGCGTCGACTCCTGCCGCCTGGCCGTCGAGCGCGCCAACACGCTCGGCGCCCGCTCCACCGGCGACGCCGCGGCGCCCGCCTCCGCGTCCGGTGAGACCGGGGCCGTCGGCGGGGGCGACGCCGGCCGGATCCTCACCGGTCCCGCCCCCGAGCGGGCCCGGGGGGCTGTGGCCGCCTCCGACGCCTTCTTCCCCTTCGCCGATGGCCTGCGGGTCCTCATCGACGCCGGTGTGCGCGCGGTCGTCCAGCCCGGTGGCTCCATTCGCGACGAGGAGGTCATCGCCGCCGCCAAGGCCGCGGGCGTGACCATGTACCTCACCGGGCAGCGCCACTTCTTCCACTGAGGCCGCCGCTCCCGGCCAGCCGCGCCCGCCCCGCCGCTCCCGGCCCGGCGCGGCCGGGCTGGGGGCGGGGCGATAGGGTGGGCGCGTGAGCCAGGAGGGGGACAGCGCGGCCAGCGCCAGCACCACGGGTGGGCCCTCCGCGGGACCCGCGGATGAGCGCCCCCGGCGGGGCGTGGCCCCGCCGCGCAGCCGCGCCCATCAGACCTACCGGACCGCCGGCGTCGTCGCCGTGGCGGTGAGCCTCGCCGTTGTTCCCGTCATCAGCCTGCTGGGCCGCCAGCGGCTCGGCGTCATCGCGCTGGTGGCCCTGCTCCTCACCCTCGTCGTCATGCGCTTCCAGCGCCCCCAGGGCACCTGGATCTCCGCGCGCTCACGGCTCTTCGACGTCGTCTTCGGCGCGCTGCTCGCCCTGGCGCTCCTCGTGCTCGCCCCCTACGCGGACCTCCCGCGCATCTTCGGCTGAGCCCCGGCGCCCGGCGGGCGGCACCGGGGCCTCGCGCCATCCCGGATGGCAGACGCCCCCGCCCGCGCGGCGGTGAGTGTGAGATCCTGCCCCGCTGTCACAGTCATCACGCGCTCACGCGGCGATCCCCTGTATCTGGAAGGCTCCAACATGTCCAACGCACAGCCCGCCGCGCGCAAGCGCCGCATGAGGGGCGGCATTCTCCTGTGGGTGATTGTCGCGATCCTCCTGGCCGTCATCCTCGGCTCCATCCGCGTGGGCGGCGACCCCATCATCCCGGCGCCCCTGGGCCGCGTCTTTGCCACCTTCTCGGCGATCTTCAGCCAGTTCCTGCAATTCGCGATCCCGCTGATCATCATCGGCCTGGTCACCCCCGCCATCGCCGACCTCGGGCACGGGGCCGGCAAGTGGCTGGGCGTTACCACCACCGTCGCGTACGCCTCCACCCTCTTCGCGGGCTTCGTCACCTACGCGACCTGCGCGGCCCTGTTCCCCACGCTCCTGTCCGGCGTGACGCTCGGCAACGTTTCCGAGCCCGGGAGCGCCCTGGAGAGCTTCTTCACCCTTCAGATCGCCCCGCCGCTGGAGGTCCTGACCGCCCTCATCCTCAGCTTCGTTATGGGCATCGGCCTCTCGCTCGTGCCCCGCGGCGTGCTGCGCAAGGGATTCATCGATTTCCGCGCCATCATCACCCGCCTCATCGAGGCGATCATCATCCCCCTCCTGCCGCTGCACATCTTCGGCATCTTCCTCAACTTCGCCTACACGGGCGAGGCCTGGGCCGTCATGAAGACCCTCGTGCGCGTGGTCATCGTCGTGCTCGTCCTCGAGGTCGTCATCCTGGCGTGCCAGTACACCGCCGCCGGGGCCATCGGCCGCAAGAACCCGCTCAAGGCCATCCTCACGCTGCTGCCGGCCTACATGACGGCCCTGGGCACCTCGTCCTCCGCGGCGACCATCCCGGTCACGCTGCGCCAGACCAAGAAACTGGGCGTGTCCGACGCCGTCGCCTCCTTCGTCATCCCCCTGTGCGCCACGATCCACCTGGCCGGCTCGACGTCGAAGATCTTCGCCTTCGCCTTCGCCATTGCCTTCACCCAGGGCCTGACGATCAGCACCGCCCAGTGGATCGGCTTCATCTTCATGCTCGGTATCACTATGGTCGCGGCCCCCGGCGTCCCCGGCGGCGCGATCGCGGCGGCCTCAGGCCTCATCGCCTCCATGCTGGGCTTCAACGACGCCCAGGTCGGGCTCATGTTCGCCACCTACATCGCCATGGACTCCTTCGGCACCGCCACCAACGTCACCGGTGATGCCGCCATCGCCATCGCCATCGACCGCTTCGCCGACGGCCGCCTCGGCCGCGAGGGGGACCCGGAGAACGCCCGAGAGCTCGCCTTCGACGGCATGGCTTACCTCGACAGCGTGAGCGTCGAGGGCGTGGTCAGCCCCGAGGACCTGGCCGCCTCCAGGGCCGCGGCGGGCCATCCCAGCGACTGAGGCCGAGCCGGGGCCGCGGCCCTCTCTCACCCCTCCCGGGCCACCAGCCTGGCCAGCGCCCCGCCCGCTGACATGAGCGCGGCGGGGGTGCCCTGCTCGACGACGCGGCCCCCATCGAGGACGGCCACGTGGTCCGCCCCGCCCACCCACTGCAGGCGGTGCGTGATCTCCACGACTGTCGTGCCGGCCAGGCGCTCGCGCACGCGGGAGCGCACCCGGGCGTCGAGCGCCGGGTCCAGGTGCGAGGTGAACTCGTCCAGGACGATGACCCCGGGGCGGGCCAGCAGCGCCCGCGCCAGCGCTAGCCGCTGGCGTTGCCCGCCGGACAGCGAGGCCCCGCGCTCGCCGATCATCGTGCCGTAACCGGACTCCAGGGCCTCGATGTCGTCATGGATTCCGGCGTCCTGGCAGGCCCGCCGCGCCTCCTCCTCGCTCGCGCCCGGCGCGGCCAGCCGCAGGTTGTCCAGGACGCTGGCCCGGAAGAGGTGCGCGCTCTGGCTGACCAGGGCCACCTCGCGACGCAGGCAGTCCCCCCTCAGTCCCCGGATGTCGACGCCGTCCAGGAGGATCCGGCCCGCCGCGGGGTCGTCGAAGCGTAGCGCCAGATGGCCCATGGTGGTCTTGCCCGAGCCGGAGACCCCCACGAGGCAGGTCCACCGGCCCGCCGCCGCGCGCACGGACACGTCATCGAGCGCGAGCTTCGGTGAGCCCGGGTAGGCGTAGGAGACGCCCTCCCACACGAGCTCATGGGAGCCCGCCCGGGCCAGCTCCCCCTGCCCGTCCACGACCTCGATGGGGGAGTGAGCGGTGGCCCACACCCTCTCGGCCGCGGCGAAGGAGGCGTTGAGCGCGGCGGCGAGCTCCTCCACGCCCCGCGCGGTCTCGGCCAGGCGCACCACCGCCGCCACGCCGCCCGCCAGGGCGGCCGCGGAGAAGGCCCCCGCGCGCACGCCGTCGGCGCCCACGAGGATCATCGCGGCGGGGCCCGCGAGCGCGAGCAGCTGGGCGCCGCCCCGGCGCAGTGCCGTCCAGCGCCGCGCCGGGGCTCCGGCGGCCTGGATGGCGCGGTCGATCGCGCCCATCTCCTCGAGGCGCTCCTCCGCGCGCCCGTAGCCCACCACCTCGGCCATTCCCTGAATGGAGTCCGTGACGTGCTGAGTCAGCCCGGCCCGCTCCACCACTGCCCGGCGCGAGGAGGCCAGCGACGCCCGCCACCCGAGCGCGGGCACGACCCCGATCGCCGCGACGAGGAAGGCCAGGGCGGTCAGGGCCACGGGCCAGGACGTCGTCGCCCCGACGACGCCCACCACGCTCAGGGGCACGACGACGGCGCTGACGGCGGGGGCGAAGGTGTGGGCGAAGAACACCTCGATCCGGTCGACGTCCTTTGTGGCGCGCGCCAGCAGGTCCCCTGAGCGCGCCTCCAGCATGACCCTCGGGGCGCGGGGGATGAGCGCGGCGAAAATCTCCCCGCGCAGCAGCTCCAGGGCTTTGAAGGCCACGAAGTGCCCGAGGAACTGCTCGCCGTAGCGCAGCGCCGCCTTGAGCAGGGAGGCAAGCGCGAGCTGCCCCGCCAGGTCCCAGGGGATGCCGATGTGCGCCCCGGAGGCGGCCTGCGCGCCCGCGCGGACGACGGCGACCGCCCCGATTGCCATGATGGCGCAGCCCAGGAGGAGGTCGGCGATGCGGCACAGCGTCGAGCCCACCAGGGGCGCCAGGACCGGCCGCGTCACGCCCAGGAGCCAGCCGATGAGCGCGCGGCGGCTCGGCGGGGGGAGTGGGGAGGACAGGGCGGATGCCGACTCGTTGGCCCCACCCGGGCGGGTCCGCGCCATCCGGGCGTCCTGCGCCCCGGGGCCGCCTCGCTCGCGTCTTGCGCTGGTGCTCATCGCCCGCCCCTTCCCGCCCCGTTGCCCGGGCGCGCGCCGGGCTCGGTGGCGATGAGGCGCCCGCCCTCGACGGTGATGACGCGATCAGCCCCGGTCAGCGCGCCGGCGCGGTGTGAGACCGTCATGACGGCGCGCCCGGCGGAGACCCGCTCGATCGCCTCGATGATCGCGGCCTCCCCGGCCAGGTCCACCTGGCTGGTCGGCTCGTCCAGGAGCAGGACGGGCCGGTCGGCGAGCACCGCCCGCGCCAGGGAGACGCGCTGGGCCTGGCCCCCGGACAGGCCCAGGCCCCGCTCACCCACGAGGGTCTGGAGGCCCTGGGGCATCGCCCGCACCTCCTGGGCGAGATTGGCCGTGGCCAGCGCCTCCCACAGCTCATCTTCGCTGG includes these proteins:
- a CDS encoding LysR family transcriptional regulator — protein: MNLSSRRMSVLLAVQRAGGVVAAADSLHMSPSAVSQHVRLLEKESGARLVDRAPTGAVLTEAGRVLAESAERIEGELIEAQRKLAALDGASPTGTVRVGSFATAVRAILLPLIADLEANRPGLDIIIEEVEERAGLSRLRRGELDLLLLERDARALPPAPRGLGDVPILDESWLVVVPPGCAVPTSLADLAGATWIALDPSTAGAFALTRLSGQLGVALNTRHVGNDYDVVLAMAHAGLGYALLPELAVRSNDIPDDVRITRLPGLGARQLVVRHRATRTEPGPAVRAVLSALLEQTIPLGAVMG
- the prfB gene encoding peptide chain release factor 2; translation: MATDFPMQIERLRHTYASIAAVTDPDALRARIVELSESAAAPDLWDDPDAAQVVTSALSHAQADLKRVEELGERIDDLEAMVELAGEEEGDDAAEILAEAESDLAAVSKDLADLEIRTLLSGEYDQRDAVVTIRSGAGGVDAADFAEMLLRMYTRWAERHDYAVKVLNTSYAEEAGLKSVTFEVHAPYAYGTLSVEGGTHRLVRISPFDNQGRRQTSFAAVEVIPLIESTDHIDIPETDIRIDVFRSSGPGGQSVNTTDSAVRITHLPTGLVVSMQDEKSQIQNRAAAMRVLQSRLLLLKQQEEDAKKKELAGDIKASWGDQMRSYVLNPYQMVKDLRTNHEVGNPDSVFDGDIDGFIDAGIRWRKQQEQAED
- the purH gene encoding bifunctional phosphoribosylaminoimidazolecarboxamide formyltransferase/IMP cyclohydrolase; amino-acid sequence: MTASPAPSAPTSVPTAHVPTEGLVNPDVVPVRRALVSVYDKTGLVELATALAAAGVEIVSTGSTAATIAAAGIAVTGVERVTGFPECLEGRVKTLHPAVHAGILADRRKPDHLAQLDSLGVAPLDLVVVNLYPFAATVASGAPFDACVEQIDIGGPSMVRAAAKNHPGVAILTSPDQYAEAVQAIADGGFSLAQRRRLAAAAYAHTAAYDAAVATWFAQQTEADGAGAGTAADAEGPVAPPAYAGAAYERLAALRYGENPHQGAAVYIAPGARGGVANARQLSGRAMSYNNYTDTDAALRAAYDHDGEVCVAIIKHANPCGVAISPSGDIAQAHRLAHACDPVSAFGGVIATNATVTAAMAHQIKPIFTEVVAAPAFEDEALEILRAKKNLRVLAVEPPEREGWEIKQISGGAVIQERDAYQAGDDDPAAWTLAAGHPADEATLADLRFAWRAIRSVKSNAILLASGGATVGVGMGQVNRVDSCRLAVERANTLGARSTGDAAAPASASGETGAVGGGDAGRILTGPAPERARGAVAASDAFFPFADGLRVLIDAGVRAVVQPGGSIRDEEVIAAAKAAGVTMYLTGQRHFFH
- a CDS encoding DUF3017 domain-containing protein; translated protein: MSQEGDSAASASTTGGPSAGPADERPRRGVAPPRSRAHQTYRTAGVVAVAVSLAVVPVISLLGRQRLGVIALVALLLTLVVMRFQRPQGTWISARSRLFDVVFGALLALALLVLAPYADLPRIFG
- a CDS encoding dicarboxylate/amino acid:cation symporter gives rise to the protein MSNAQPAARKRRMRGGILLWVIVAILLAVILGSIRVGGDPIIPAPLGRVFATFSAIFSQFLQFAIPLIIIGLVTPAIADLGHGAGKWLGVTTTVAYASTLFAGFVTYATCAALFPTLLSGVTLGNVSEPGSALESFFTLQIAPPLEVLTALILSFVMGIGLSLVPRGVLRKGFIDFRAIITRLIEAIIIPLLPLHIFGIFLNFAYTGEAWAVMKTLVRVVIVVLVLEVVILACQYTAAGAIGRKNPLKAILTLLPAYMTALGTSSSAATIPVTLRQTKKLGVSDAVASFVIPLCATIHLAGSTSKIFAFAFAIAFTQGLTISTAQWIGFIFMLGITMVAAPGVPGGAIAAASGLIASMLGFNDAQVGLMFATYIAMDSFGTATNVTGDAAIAIAIDRFADGRLGREGDPENARELAFDGMAYLDSVSVEGVVSPEDLAASRAAAGHPSD
- a CDS encoding amino acid ABC transporter ATP-binding/permease protein: MSTSARRERGGPGAQDARMARTRPGGANESASALSSPLPPPSRRALIGWLLGVTRPVLAPLVGSTLCRIADLLLGCAIMAIGAVAVVRAGAQAASGAHIGIPWDLAGQLALASLLKAALRYGEQFLGHFVAFKALELLRGEIFAALIPRAPRVMLEARSGDLLARATKDVDRIEVFFAHTFAPAVSAVVVPLSVVGVVGATTSWPVALTALAFLVAAIGVVPALGWRASLASSRRAVVERAGLTQHVTDSIQGMAEVVGYGRAEERLEEMGAIDRAIQAAGAPARRWTALRRGGAQLLALAGPAAMILVGADGVRAGAFSAAALAGGVAAVVRLAETARGVEELAAALNASFAAAERVWATAHSPIEVVDGQGELARAGSHELVWEGVSYAYPGSPKLALDDVSVRAAAGRWTCLVGVSGSGKTTMGHLALRFDDPAAGRILLDGVDIRGLRGDCLRREVALVSQSAHLFRASVLDNLRLAAPGASEEEARRACQDAGIHDDIEALESGYGTMIGERGASLSGGQRQRLALARALLARPGVIVLDEFTSHLDPALDARVRSRVRERLAGTTVVEITHRLQWVGGADHVAVLDGGRVVEQGTPAALMSAGGALARLVAREG